In Rissa tridactyla isolate bRisTri1 chromosome 8, bRisTri1.patW.cur.20221130, whole genome shotgun sequence, one genomic interval encodes:
- the GADD45A gene encoding growth arrest and DNA damage-inducible protein GADD45 alpha, which yields MTLEELPGDRRTAGRMEQAGDALEEVLSKALSQRSLTLGVYEAAKLLNVDPDNVVLCLLAADEEEAGDAALQIHFTLIQAFCCENDINILRVSNPARLAQLLLPATGPEPPADLHCVLVTNPHASQWKDPALSQLMCFCRESRYMDQWVPVINLPER from the exons ATGACTTTGGAGGAGCTGCCTGGGGACCGCCGCACGGCCGGGAG GATGGAGCAGGCGGGGGACGCGCTGGAGGAGGTGCTGAGCAAGGCGCTGAGCCAGCGGAGCCTCACCCTCGGCGTCTACGAGGCCGCCAAGCTGCTCAACGT GGACCCGGACAACGTGGTGCTGTGCCTGCTGGCGGCCGacgaggaggaggcgggggacGCGGCCCTGCAGATCCACTTCACCTTGATCCAGGCCTTCTGCTGCGAGAACGACATCAACATCCTGCGGGTCAGCAACCCGGCGCGGctggcccagctcctgctgcccgcCACCGGCCCCGAGCCCCCCGCCGACCTCCACTGCGTCCTCGTCACG AACCCCCATGCCTCCCAGTGGAAGGATCCAGCGCTGAGTCAGCTGATGTGCTTCTGCCGGGAGAGTCGCTACATGGATCAGTGGGTGCCAGTGATCAACCTCCCCGAGCGGTGA